Proteins co-encoded in one Dreissena polymorpha isolate Duluth1 chromosome 12, UMN_Dpol_1.0, whole genome shotgun sequence genomic window:
- the LOC127852559 gene encoding uncharacterized protein LOC127852559 gives MVDVTVKVWAVTNVGRGTRTEHVIPVSPGAPIHANESHSIPLTKGADVPLDDDKTMIAVLLPKTFLCNNINGKPDKWGVIVAEASQATETSFVGSIGEYESHKSNYYGIWSKVIDETNRPPYLATDSAWIPACGEASSRRRQEVSDLDTHLIFIVGTEHCLSNQMYCNGPLQLGKAYRVKSYACTTTGCTETLYSLPIWTGSFFPI, from the exons ATGGTCGACGTAACAGTTAAG GTGTGGGCTGTTACAAATGTAGGAAGAGGAACACGCACTGAACATGTGATACCAGTTTCACCTGGAg CACCTATCCACGCTAACGAATCTCATTCCATTCCTCTGACAAAAGGAGCTGATGTTCCTCTCGATGACGACAAAACGATGATTGCTGTGCTACTCCCGAAGACATTCCTCTGTAACAATATTAATGGCAAGCCAGATAAATGGGGCGTCATAGTGGCAGAGGCTAGCCAAGCGACCG AAACATCATTTGTTGGAAGCATCGGCGAATATGAATCGCACAAATCCAACTATTATGGGATTTGGTCCAAAGTCATAGATGAGACAAATAGACCACCGTACTTAGCTACTGATTCAGCGTGGATACCAGCTTGTGGGGAAG CCTCAAGTCGAAGGCGACAAGAGGTAAGTGACCTAGATACACATTTGATCTTCATCGTTGGCACGGAGCATTGTTTAAGCAATCAAATGTACTGCAACGGTCCTTTGCAGCTAGGAAAGGCTTATCG GGTGAAGTCGTATGCCTGTACGACAACTGGATGTACAGAGACATTATACTCACTCCCTATCTGGACCGGTTCGTTCTTTCCTATTTAA